One Salvelinus fontinalis isolate EN_2023a chromosome 11, ASM2944872v1, whole genome shotgun sequence DNA window includes the following coding sequences:
- the LOC129864720 gene encoding uncharacterized protein LOC129864720: MTSSLYVGQESYYSNNFIKDFTGTKRLVVRRGDYSCNLTISKTEPGDSATYYCSTTDIYEQTFGDGTILIVKDSGSNSMSVLQQPVSESVQPGDSVTLNCTIHTETCVGEHSVYWFRHGSGESRPGIIYTHGDRSDQCEKSPEAGSPPQSCVYNLPKRNLSLSDAGTYYCAVASCGEMLFGNGTKLDIEDHRADPLLLVSCLGVVLGVTFTLIIVLVCIMYKMNNTTCVQCRGLVSQTRGPAVTRSDTGDQDGDSLHYVALNLSNKKNRSRRQRGHMETVVYAGIRQ, encoded by the exons ATGACATCATCTCTTTATGTTGGCCAAGAGAGTTATTATTCCAACAACTTTATCAAGGACTTTACCGGGACAAAACGTTTGGttgtgaggagaggagactacagcTGTAACTTGACCATATCCAAGACAGAGCCAGGGGACTCAGCTACATACTATTGTTCCACTACAGACATCTATGAGCAAACATTTGGAGACGGAACTATTTTAATTGTCAAAG ACTCAGGGTCCAACAGCATGTCTGTGCTCCAGCAGCCTGTGTCTGAGTCAGTCCAGCCAGGAGACTCTGTGACCTTGAACTGTACAATACACACTGAGACCTGTGTAGGAGAACACAGTGTCTATTGGTTCAGACATGGCTCAGGAGAATCCCGTCCAGGAATTATTTACACCCATGGAGACAGGAGTGATCAGTGTGAGAAGAGCCCTGAGGCTGGGTCTCCTCCACAGAGCTGTGTCTACAACCTCCCCAAGAGGAACCTCAGCCTCTCTGATGCTGGGACTTACTACTGTGCTGTGGCCTCATGTGGGGAGATGCTGTTTGGGAACGGAACCAAGCTGGACATTGAGG ACCATAGAGCAGATCCCCTTCTCTTGGTGTCCTGCCTGGGTGTAGTATTGGGTGTCACGTTCACCTTGATCATTGTCCTGGTTTGCATCATGTACAAGATGAACAACACAACATGTGTGCAGTGCAGAG GACTCGTCTCACAGACCAGAGGTCCTGCAGTTACCAGGTCAGACACAGGG GACCAAGATGGAGACAGTCTCCATTACGTAGCTCTGAATCTGAGCAACAAGAAGAACAGGTCTAGAAGACAGAGAGGTCACATGGAGACAGTGGTGTACGCTGggatcagacagtag